The window GGTCGTCCCCGACATCCTCGCGAACGCGGGCGGGGTGACGGTCAGCTACTTCGAGTGGGTCCAGAACAACCAGGAGATCGCCTGGGACGAGGCGGATGTGAACTCGCGCCTCGCCGCGCGCTTGCAGACGGCCTACAGCCAGTGCCGCGGGTTCCAGGGCGACAACGGCGACATCTCGCTGCGCGAGGCGGCGTTCGCGCTCGCGGTCAAGCGCGTCGTCGAGGCCGCCACCCTCCGCGGCTACCTGTAGCCGGGGAGGAAGCCGACGGCGTCCTTGGCCCTGGCGAGCGTGACCGAGGCGACCGCGGCCGCCTTGTCGGCACCCTTGGCGAGCAACTCCGACACCGCCCCGGGGTCGGCCGCGAGCTCGTGGTAGCGCTCCTGGACCGGCCGGACGAACTCGACGACGGCCTCGGCGACATCGGCCTTGAACGTGCCGTACATCTGGCCGGCGTAGCGAGCCTCGATGGTGTCGATCTCGTCACCGGTCACGGCGGCGAGCAACTCGATCAGGTTGGTGATCCCGGCCTTGGTCTCGCGGTCGGCCGCGACCTCGGTCCCGCTGTCGGTGACGGCCGACTTGATCTTCTTGGCGATGCGGTCGGGGTCGTCGAGGAGCAGCACCGTGCCCTTCGGTGAGTCGATCGACTTGCTCATCTTGCTGGTCGGCGACTGCAGGTCCATGACCCTCGCCGCGACGGGCGGGTGGGTCGCCTCCGGCAGGTTGAAGGTCTCGCCGAAGCGATGGTTGAAGCGCTGTGCGATGTCGCGGGTCAGTTCGACGTGCTGTCGCTGGTCCTCGCCGACCGGGACCTCATCGGCCTGGTAGAGCAGGATGTCGGCGGCCTGCAGGACGGGGTAGTCGAACAGGCCGACGCTGACGTGCTCGCCCTTGTCGGCGGACTTCTCCTTCCACTGCACCATGCGGTTTAGCTCACCCATCGAAGCCACGCAGTTCAGGATCCAGGCCAGCTCGCTGTGCTCGTGGACGTGGCTCTGGACGAACAGGGTCGAGCGGTCGGGATCGATACCGGCGGCGAAGAGGGTGGTCGCGAGCTCCAAGGTGCGCTGCCGCAGCTCGGCCGGAACCTGCGGGAGCGTGATGGCGTGCAGGTCGACGATGCAGAAGTAGCCGTCGACCCGGTCCTGCTCATCGGCCCAACGCCGGATCGCCCCGAGGTAGTTGCCGAGGTGCACCTCGCCAGATGGCTGGATGCCGGACAGCACACGGGTCACGACGCGTTCTCCTGCAGTAGGGACGTTCGGTGCGCCTGGCCGCCGAGGCTACCGTCGAGCGCCCCCGACACTTCACCGAGACGACCCGTGACGATCCCGCCCGTACCGGACCCCGGCGAGCTCACCGACGGGGTGGTCGTCGTCCGTCGTTACCGCGACGACGACGTCGCCTCTGCCGTCGAGGCGATCCGCGACGCCGACATCGCACGCTGGACACGGGTCCCGCTGGAACCCTCCGAGGGATCGTTCCGCGACGAGTTCCTGGCACGCCACGACGACTGGTTCGAACAGGGCATCGAGGCGCCCCTGGCGGTCGTGGAGGTCAGGACCGGTGAGCTGGTCGGATCCAACGGGTTCGTGCAGTTCGGGTGGGACCGCGGCTTCGGCGAGATCGGCTACTGGGGCGCAGCTTCACACCGAGGCCGCGGGTACGTCGTACGGGCGTGCCGGCTGGTGGCGACGTGGGGCTTCGAGGTGCTCGGGTTGGTCCGCGTCGAGCTACGCATCCACCCCGACAACGCCCCGTCGCACCGCGTGGCCGCGGCGCTCGGGGCGACCCGCGAGGGCGTCCTGCGCAACGGGGCGCGTGACCGCTCCGGCGCCCCGTTCGACACCGTCGTCTACTCCCTCATCCCCTCTGACCTCTGATCGATGTGGTTGACGCGGCATGCCGTGTCAACCACACATCGCTGTGGCGGGTTGCGGGTTGGTCAGCGCCAGCGCGCGCGCCCCGCCCGGTAGTCGGTCGGGGCGAGGAAGGCGGCACCGACGACCTCGGCTCCTAGCCGCTGCAGGAATGGGATGCGTGCGTGGAGCAGCCGAGCCGGCGTGACGACCGTCGCATCGTCCTCGAAGCGGACCTGCGCGAGCTGACCGGCACGGTCGAGGATCGCGCGCCCCGTCCCCAGATCCGCCGTGGGTGGGACGGCGTCGGCATCGGCGACGAGGTCCACCTCAACGGACCCCGCAGCGCCCCGCACGCTCCAGCGATCGGCGGTGCTGGCGAGCTCGAGCTCGACCCGGGACAGCTCGAAGCCGGTCGTCCAGTGCACGCACGCGGCGGTGAGCGTCGACTCGGACCAGCCGCGTAGGAACGCGACGGCAGGCTCGCCGTCGCGGTCGAGGATCGGGACGCGGAGGCTGACGATCGGGGTCGTCGGCAGACCGAGCGCGCGGGGGACGAAGGCGAACCGAGCCGCTCCGATGCGGGCTCCGATGACGACGACGTGTGCCCGCCCATCGACCAGCTGGGGTCGCGTTCCCGGCGGGAGGAGCGGGGCCAACGCGCTCGGATCGAGCGCGAGGTCGATCGCGGCGACGTCGGTGGCGCGGGCGGTCATCGGGGCGGGGTGGACGGGCACCAGCGCACGGGCCGCCTGCCGCACCGACGCCTCGAGTGCCGGCTGCAGCCGCCGGGAGACGGCGAGCTGCCAGCCGAGGCCCAACGCGAAGAGCGTGAACGCCAGGACGCTCAGGGCGACGGTGGGCGCCACCGCGCTCGGGGCGAGTGGCAGCAGCACCGCGTTGACGAGCACGAGCCCGAACGCGATCCGGCCGATGACGCGCAGCAGCGGGTGCAACGCACGTCCCGCAGCTCCGACGAGTGCCACTCCGAGGACGCCGTAGAGCGTGTTCGCCACGGGCCCAGACAGTGCCAGCGCGAGCCGCTCCAGGCTCACGAACAGCATCTCGCTCGCCGGGGCGGTGATGGGGGCGGCTGCCGGGAGGGCGGCCGCGAACAGCGCGGTGGCCAGGAGGTCAGCCGCGATGGCGACCGCGGCGACGGTGACCGCGAGGGTGCGCCACGCTGGTCCGGCACGCTCGATGAGCAGGACGAGGACGGCGAGCAGACCGAGGCTGGCCAACCCCCACAGCGCCCAACCCACGGTCCAGGATGCCCCGGCGTCGACGATCGCCGCGCCCCGTTCGGCGACGGACCCACCACCGGGTGCCCCGGCAGCCAGCGTGAGTCCGCCTACGGTGGCGGCGACGACGGTGACGAGTGCCGCCAACCAGGCGATGTGCGCGGGCCAGCCGGCGTAGCGCACGAGTCGGCCGAAGGCCGTGGCCGCGTCCGGGTGCCGCACCGACGCCCACCCCACCAGGCCCAGGACACCCCCAGCGACCGCCGCTGACGGCAGCACCCACACGAGCTCGTCGAGCAGCAGCTCGGGGATGCCACGGCCGACGTTCACGTGGATGGGCGCCAGGACGTCCGGGAAGAGGCTGACACCCATGAAGGCGATGATCGTCGCGATAAGGCCGGTGACCGCCCCGGAGGTGACGGGGCGGAGGCGTCGGCCGCGCGCCACGGCGCCGGAGGCGGTGCGCCGCGCCAGCGGAAGCAGCGCCGGACCGACGGTCGCGGTCGCGATGCCACCGAGTGCCGCGACGAGACCGACCCCACTCCAGCGCAGGTCGGTGGCATCGGGGGCCGCGGCAGCCCCCACGAGGAGCGCCAGACACATCCCGACCGTTCCAGCCGCGAGCCACCACAAGCTCGAACGGACGCGAGTTCCGGTCACGACGCCTCCGTGGTGATCCAGGTCAGTCGAGCAGGTCGGCGATGACCTCGCGTTCCTCGATCAGCTCCTGCGCGCTCGTGTCGATCATGCCGCGCGCGTAGTCGCTGAGCTCGAGGTCTGCGACGATCCGGTGGTTCCCGGCCCCGTCGGTGCGGACCGGGAAGCTGCTGATGATGCCCTCGGGGACACCGTACGAGCCGTCGCTGGGGACCGCCATCGAGACCCAACCGTCCTCGGGCGTCGGCTTCACCCCGAGCCAGTCGTGGACGTGGTCGATAAGCGCGTTGGCGGCCGAAGCCGCGGACGACTGACCGCGGGCATCGATGATCGCCTTCCCTCGTTGTTGCACGATCGTGAGGAACTCCCCCTCGAGCCAGTCGCGGTCGACCACATCGGCGGCGGGCTTGCCTCCGATGAGGGCGTGTTCGAAGTCGGGGAACATCGTCGGGCTGTGGTTGCCCCAGATCGCGAGCCTGGTCACGTCCGTGACGGGCACGCCCGCCCGGGTGGCGAGCTGGCTCTTCGCCCGGTTCTCGTCGAGCCGGGTCATGGCCGTGAAGCGCTCGTGAGGCACGCCCGAGGCGTTGGCCATCGCGATCAGCGCGTTGGTGTTGGCCGGATTGCCGACGACCACGATGCGCACGTCATCTGCGGCGACCTCACCGATAGCGGCACCCTGTCCGGTGAAGATCGGGCCGTTCTCCTTGATGAGGTCCGCGCGTTCCTGGCCGGGTCCGCGTGGCTTCGCGCCGACGAGGCACGCGATGTTCGCGTCCCGGAACCCGACCTTGGGGTCGTCGGTCAGCACCATGTCCGCGAGCAACGGGAAGGCGCAGTCCTCGAGTTCCATCGCCACACCGCGGAGGGCGTCCATCGCGGGAGGGATCTCGAGCAACTGCAGGATCACCGGGGTGTCGGGCCCGAGCATGGCTCCCGACGCGATGCGAGGCAGCAGCGCGTACCCGATCTGTCCGGCAGGTCCGGTCACGGCGATGCGCACGGGGTTCGCCATCAGCAGGCTCCAGCGCGAGGTCGAGGACGGCACGACCGAGCGTACCTTTGGCGACGCCGCATCCGCGTCGTCGATCCACGCGATCGCGGTCCACCCGCGGCCGAGAGCGCGGTCTCGGCCGCTGCGTCGCAGGGGGTCAGTGGCGTTCTCTCCCATCTGGCGACGCCGCATCCGGGGCGTCGCAGAAGGAAAGGAAGGAGCCGGCGGCCCGGGAGATGCGAGAGGGTGCTCGGCCGCACGGAGTGCGGTCCCGGGCCGCCGGCCGAGCTGCCCCGACTCCGGGGGATCGGGCTGCGGTAGCCGTGGGGGGCGTTCCGCGGGGCAGCTCTGCCGTCGCTGGTGGGGGGATCAGCGAGCAGCGTGGTCCAGGCAACCCCTGATGTCGCGGATGCGCAAGACGCCCGACCTGGCCGTTTGGCAGGGCGTCACCACCGGCGAAGGTCCCGAACCGGCGCTCGTGCGGTCCCGCGGCTCACGCGGCGCCGTCCACGATCTGACGATCACCGAGTTCGCGGTCGAGCTCGACCTGGACCGCCTTGTACTCCGCCAGGGCGATGCAGGCGGTCTCCGGGCCGGCCTTCGACCCGATGAAGAGCGTGATGACCACCTGGTCCGCACCTTCCTCGACCTCGACCCGGTCGAGGACCGAACACGGCTCGACGCCTGCGTAGTAGAAGACCGTCGCGCTGCGATCAGAGACCTCGACGTGGTCGTAGGTACTGGGCCGAGCGTCGGTCGTGCCACCCTCGGGCTTCACCAGGCGCGCGGCCATGCCGTTGGTGTCGGTCACGGTCTCGCCGTTCCCCGTCGGCGGTGCATCGCGGTCCGTGGGCGCTGGCACCGCGGTCGGGGCGGGGGTGGGCTCATCGACGACATCGTTGGCGACGTCGCCTCCACACGAGGCCAACGCGATGGCGGCAACGGCGAGCACGGCAGCGAGCTTGCGGGTCACGGTTGGTTCCTCGGTCGGTTGCGGCTCGAGGTCTGACGCCGGCGCGCCCCGGTCGGTTCCAGCTCAGAGCCGCGGCAGGCCGTGGCGGACCCGTGCGGCCTCGAGGGCGTTCTGCAGCAGCATGGTCACGGTCATGGGTCCCACTCCGCCCGGTACCGGCGTGATGGCGCCGGCGACCTCCTTCGTGGACTCGAAGTCGACGTCGCCGACCAGCTTGCCGTCCTCGTCCCGGTTGGTGCCCACGTCGATCACTACCGACCCCGGCCGGACCATGTCCGCGGTGACCAGGCCACGGCGCCCCGCCGCGACCACGAGGACGTCGGCACGTCGGCACACCGCGGCGAGGTCGCGGGTCCGCGAGTGAGCCACGGTGACCGTGGCGTCGATCCCCTTCAGGCTGAGGAGGTTGCTGAGCGGCCGACCGACGAGGTTGGATCGTCCGACGATGACGACCTCGGCACCCGAGACGTCGATATCGTGGGCCTCGAGGATCTCGAGGACCCCGTAGGGCGTCGCGGCTCGGAACGTGGGGTCGCCCACCGCGAGGCGACCTGCGGTGTAGGGGTTGAGCGCGTCGACGTCCTTCGAGGGCGCGATCAGCTCCTGGACAGGCTGGGGATCGAGACCCTCGGGGAGCGGGAGCTGCACGAGGATCCCGTCGATGGTGTCATCCTCGTTGAGGTCGCGGATGAGCGCCTCGAGGTGATCCTGGCCGGTGTCGGCGGGGAGCTTGTGCTGGCGCGAGTACATCCCCGCCGCCTCGCACGCCTTGTGCTTCATGTTGACGTAGACCTCGGACGCCGGGTCCTCGCCGACGAGCACCGCCGCCAGTCCGGGGATGATCCCGTGCTCGGACCGGAGCTTGGCGACGTCCTCGGCGATGCGCCCCCGCACCTGCTGCGCGAGCGCTTTGCCGTCCAGGATGCGTGCGGTCACTCGACTCCCTCGCTCGTCGGCGGCTCGGTTCAGCTTAGGTTGTGCACCCGACCCGTCCTCAAGTAGCCCGGAGGGCGGTAGGACAACCTGACCCGTCCTCAAGTAGCCCGGAGGGCGGTAGGACAACCCGGACCGT of the Actinomycetota bacterium genome contains:
- the trpS gene encoding tryptophan--tRNA ligase, with translation MTRVLSGIQPSGEVHLGNYLGAIRRWADEQDRVDGYFCIVDLHAITLPQVPAELRQRTLELATTLFAAGIDPDRSTLFVQSHVHEHSELAWILNCVASMGELNRMVQWKEKSADKGEHVSVGLFDYPVLQAADILLYQADEVPVGEDQRQHVELTRDIAQRFNHRFGETFNLPEATHPPVAARVMDLQSPTSKMSKSIDSPKGTVLLLDDPDRIAKKIKSAVTDSGTEVAADRETKAGITNLIELLAAVTGDEIDTIEARYAGQMYGTFKADVAEAVVEFVRPVQERYHELAADPGAVSELLAKGADKAAAVASVTLARAKDAVGFLPGYR
- a CDS encoding GNAT family N-acetyltransferase — encoded protein: MTIPPVPDPGELTDGVVVVRRYRDDDVASAVEAIRDADIARWTRVPLEPSEGSFRDEFLARHDDWFEQGIEAPLAVVEVRTGELVGSNGFVQFGWDRGFGEIGYWGAASHRGRGYVVRACRLVATWGFEVLGLVRVELRIHPDNAPSHRVAAALGATREGVLRNGARDRSGAPFDTVVYSLIPSDL
- a CDS encoding DUF2071 domain-containing protein → MTGTRVRSSLWWLAAGTVGMCLALLVGAAAAPDATDLRWSGVGLVAALGGIATATVGPALLPLARRTASGAVARGRRLRPVTSGAVTGLIATIIAFMGVSLFPDVLAPIHVNVGRGIPELLLDELVWVLPSAAVAGGVLGLVGWASVRHPDAATAFGRLVRYAGWPAHIAWLAALVTVVAATVGGLTLAAGAPGGGSVAERGAAIVDAGASWTVGWALWGLASLGLLAVLVLLIERAGPAWRTLAVTVAAVAIAADLLATALFAAALPAAAPITAPASEMLFVSLERLALALSGPVANTLYGVLGVALVGAAGRALHPLLRVIGRIAFGLVLVNAVLLPLAPSAVAPTVALSVLAFTLFALGLGWQLAVSRRLQPALEASVRQAARALVPVHPAPMTARATDVAAIDLALDPSALAPLLPPGTRPQLVDGRAHVVVIGARIGAARFAFVPRALGLPTTPIVSLRVPILDRDGEPAVAFLRGWSESTLTAACVHWTTGFELSRVELELASTADRWSVRGAAGSVEVDLVADADAVPPTADLGTGRAILDRAGQLAQVRFEDDATVVTPARLLHARIPFLQRLGAEVVGAAFLAPTDYRAGRARWR
- a CDS encoding malate dehydrogenase — encoded protein: MANPVRIAVTGPAGQIGYALLPRIASGAMLGPDTPVILQLLEIPPAMDALRGVAMELEDCAFPLLADMVLTDDPKVGFRDANIACLVGAKPRGPGQERADLIKENGPIFTGQGAAIGEVAADDVRIVVVGNPANTNALIAMANASGVPHERFTAMTRLDENRAKSQLATRAGVPVTDVTRLAIWGNHSPTMFPDFEHALIGGKPAADVVDRDWLEGEFLTIVQQRGKAIIDARGQSSAASAANALIDHVHDWLGVKPTPEDGWVSMAVPSDGSYGVPEGIISSFPVRTDGAGNHRIVADLELSDYARGMIDTSAQELIEEREVIADLLD
- the folD gene encoding bifunctional methylenetetrahydrofolate dehydrogenase/methenyltetrahydrofolate cyclohydrolase FolD; translated protein: MTARILDGKALAQQVRGRIAEDVAKLRSEHGIIPGLAAVLVGEDPASEVYVNMKHKACEAAGMYSRQHKLPADTGQDHLEALIRDLNEDDTIDGILVQLPLPEGLDPQPVQELIAPSKDVDALNPYTAGRLAVGDPTFRAATPYGVLEILEAHDIDVSGAEVVIVGRSNLVGRPLSNLLSLKGIDATVTVAHSRTRDLAAVCRRADVLVVAAGRRGLVTADMVRPGSVVIDVGTNRDEDGKLVGDVDFESTKEVAGAITPVPGGVGPMTVTMLLQNALEAARVRHGLPRL